One stretch of Amycolatopsis sp. NBC_00345 DNA includes these proteins:
- the egtB gene encoding ergothioneine biosynthesis protein EgtB gives MSVTPEHNPLLELSPQDLRAHAAEALTRARARSIALTDAVDDEDLVRQHSKLMSPLVWDLAHIGSQEELWLVRDVGGREPLRPEIDDLYDAFQHARADRPSLPLLGPAEARAYVREVREKAFDVLEKAPLEGSRLTESAFAFGMITQHEQQHDETMLATHQLRRGEPVLHAPEPPRPPMARLPAEVLIPGGRFTMGTTAEPWALDNERPAHEVDVPAFVLDTALVTCGAYVEFLDSGGYQDRRFWSEDGWAYLKDHDITAPRFWRREPGGWWRTRFGVHEPVPSDEPVVHVSFHEAEAYARWAGKRLPTEPEWEKAARHDPASGRSRRFPWGDEEPTAEHANLGQRHLRPAAAGAYPAGASPLGVHQLIGDVWEWTSTGFYGYPGFSAFPYREYSEVFFGPEYKVLRGGSFGTDPAAIRGTFRNWDYPIRRQIFAGFRCARDPRPGEVT, from the coding sequence ATGAGTGTCACCCCGGAGCACAACCCGCTGCTCGAACTGAGCCCGCAGGACCTGCGGGCGCACGCGGCCGAGGCCCTCACCCGGGCCAGGGCCCGCAGTATCGCCCTCACCGACGCGGTCGACGACGAAGACCTCGTGCGGCAGCACTCGAAGCTGATGTCGCCGCTGGTCTGGGACCTCGCGCACATCGGCAGCCAGGAAGAGCTGTGGCTGGTCCGCGACGTCGGCGGCCGGGAGCCGCTGCGCCCGGAGATCGACGACCTGTACGACGCGTTCCAGCACGCGCGCGCCGACCGGCCGTCCCTGCCGCTGCTCGGGCCGGCCGAGGCCCGCGCCTACGTGCGGGAGGTCCGCGAGAAGGCGTTCGACGTGCTGGAGAAGGCGCCGCTGGAAGGCAGCAGGCTCACCGAAAGCGCGTTCGCCTTCGGCATGATCACCCAGCACGAGCAGCAGCACGACGAGACCATGCTGGCCACCCACCAGCTGCGCCGGGGCGAGCCGGTGCTGCACGCGCCGGAGCCGCCGCGCCCGCCCATGGCCCGGCTGCCCGCCGAGGTCCTGATCCCCGGCGGCCGGTTCACCATGGGCACCACGGCCGAGCCGTGGGCGCTGGACAACGAGCGCCCGGCGCACGAGGTCGACGTGCCGGCGTTTGTCCTCGACACCGCGCTGGTCACCTGCGGCGCGTACGTCGAGTTCCTCGATTCCGGTGGTTACCAGGACCGGCGGTTCTGGAGCGAGGACGGCTGGGCCTATCTGAAGGACCACGACATCACCGCGCCGCGGTTCTGGCGGCGCGAGCCGGGCGGCTGGTGGCGGACCCGGTTCGGCGTGCACGAGCCGGTGCCGTCCGACGAGCCCGTGGTGCACGTGTCGTTCCACGAGGCCGAGGCGTACGCGCGGTGGGCGGGCAAGCGGCTGCCCACCGAGCCCGAGTGGGAGAAGGCGGCCCGGCACGACCCGGCGTCCGGCCGGTCCCGCCGGTTCCCGTGGGGTGACGAGGAGCCCACGGCCGAGCACGCCAACCTCGGCCAGCGCCACCTGCGCCCGGCCGCGGCGGGCGCGTACCCGGCCGGCGCGTCGCCGCTGGGCGTGCACCAGCTGATCGGTGACGTCTGGGAGTGGACGAGCACGGGCTTCTACGGCTATCCGGGGTTCTCGGCGTTCCCGTACCGGGAGTACTCGGAGGTGTTCTTCGGGCCGGAGTACAAGGTGCTGCGCGGCGGCTCGTTCGGCACCGACCCGGCGGCGATCCGGGGCACGTTCCGCAACTGGGACTACCCGATCCGGCGGCAGATCTTCGCCGGCTTCCGCTGCGCCCGCGACCCGCGTCCCGGCGAGGTGACGTAG
- a CDS encoding DUF5684 domain-containing protein, protein MNNDSSTSVFSLGWGGSGLVFTVLVIIALWRVFTKAGRPGWAAIIPIYNVYVLLKIAGRSGWWLILLLIPLVNLVVAIIVSLDVAKAFGKGGVFGFFGLFLFSVIGYLILGFGRARYTGPPVH, encoded by the coding sequence ATGAACAACGACAGTTCGACGTCCGTCTTCAGCCTGGGGTGGGGCGGCTCGGGGCTGGTCTTCACGGTGCTCGTGATCATCGCGCTGTGGCGGGTGTTCACCAAGGCCGGACGGCCGGGCTGGGCGGCGATCATCCCGATCTACAACGTCTACGTCCTGCTGAAGATCGCCGGGCGCTCCGGGTGGTGGCTGATCCTGCTGCTGATCCCGCTGGTCAACCTGGTCGTCGCGATCATCGTCTCGCTCGACGTCGCGAAGGCGTTCGGCAAGGGCGGGGTCTTCGGGTTCTTCGGGCTGTTCCTGTTCTCCGTCATCGGTTACCTGATCCTCGGCTTCGGGCGGGCCCGCTACACCGGTCCTCCCGTCCACTGA
- a CDS encoding nitroreductase family deazaflavin-dependent oxidoreductase, giving the protein MANPLANLARKLGTQPWVMEASRGIIWADKKLHRWFGGKVSLVGIAGLPSLRLTTVGRKSGLPRSTNLLYFPHGADFVLTGSNWGRPQNPAWTFNLRALSEAEVAIRGREVAVKVRELEGEEYDRMWGELLEFWPGYEMERVAAGRPLPVFVLSPR; this is encoded by the coding sequence GTGGCTAACCCTCTCGCGAACCTCGCCCGCAAGCTCGGCACCCAGCCCTGGGTGATGGAGGCCTCCCGCGGAATCATCTGGGCGGACAAGAAGCTCCACCGGTGGTTCGGCGGGAAGGTGAGCCTGGTGGGGATCGCCGGGCTGCCCTCACTGCGGCTGACCACGGTGGGGCGCAAGAGCGGGCTGCCCCGCTCCACGAACCTCCTGTACTTCCCGCACGGCGCGGACTTCGTGCTCACCGGGTCGAACTGGGGGCGGCCGCAGAATCCGGCCTGGACGTTCAACCTGCGCGCGCTTTCGGAGGCCGAGGTGGCCATCCGCGGGCGGGAGGTGGCGGTCAAGGTGCGGGAGCTGGAAGGGGAGGAGTACGACCGGATGTGGGGGGAGCTGCTGGAGTTCTGGCCGGGCTACGAGATGGAGCGGGTGGCGGCGGGGAGGCCGTTGCCGGTGTTCGTGCTCTCGCCTCGGTAG
- a CDS encoding Glu/Leu/Phe/Val dehydrogenase dimerization domain-containing protein — protein MIPQSAEPLMRLTWTDPVTGAHGYLVVHSLVSGVATGGTRMRAGCTMGEVEDLARGMANKTATFNLPVGGAKGGVDFDPKDPRAFGVLTRFCEFLRPWLDSRWVTAEDLGVPQHLIDSVFEKLGLEQSYHAAIGRSADPARTLRRVQAGLNAPVPGGLLLGDVIGGYGVAQACLGAASAWGWTAPETTVAIQGIGTMGGGAAWYLHEAGVKVVAVADAAGTLYDPEGLDVPALLELRDRFGEVDRSQLPEGVRTLPREAVVSTDCDILVPAAISYALRVDNENLVKAKVVVEAANAATTPEAEASLSARGVAVIPDFVANAGAAAWAWWLLLGEVGADPADSFLRLRTEMQAKVALLLAEWNLDRVPPRVTGMRLAETTRAARTEEALAEEGAPALLIP, from the coding sequence ATGATCCCGCAGAGCGCTGAACCGCTGATGAGGCTCACGTGGACCGATCCCGTGACCGGCGCGCACGGATACCTCGTCGTGCACAGCCTGGTCTCCGGCGTCGCCACCGGCGGCACGCGGATGCGGGCGGGCTGCACCATGGGCGAGGTCGAGGACCTCGCCCGCGGCATGGCCAACAAGACGGCCACGTTCAACCTCCCCGTCGGCGGCGCCAAGGGCGGCGTCGACTTCGACCCCAAGGACCCGCGCGCGTTCGGCGTGCTCACGCGGTTCTGCGAGTTCCTGCGCCCGTGGCTGGACTCGCGCTGGGTGACCGCCGAAGACCTCGGCGTGCCGCAGCACCTGATCGACTCCGTCTTCGAGAAGCTCGGCCTGGAGCAGTCGTACCACGCCGCGATCGGCCGTTCGGCGGACCCGGCGCGCACCCTGCGCCGCGTCCAGGCCGGGCTCAACGCGCCGGTGCCCGGCGGGCTGCTGCTCGGCGACGTCATCGGCGGCTACGGCGTCGCGCAGGCCTGCCTCGGCGCGGCCAGTGCCTGGGGCTGGACGGCGCCGGAGACCACCGTCGCGATCCAGGGCATCGGCACCATGGGCGGCGGGGCCGCCTGGTACCTGCACGAGGCGGGCGTGAAGGTCGTCGCCGTCGCGGACGCCGCCGGCACGCTGTACGACCCCGAAGGCCTCGACGTCCCGGCGCTGCTCGAACTGCGCGACCGGTTCGGCGAGGTGGACCGGTCGCAGCTGCCCGAGGGCGTGCGGACGCTGCCGCGTGAAGCCGTCGTTTCCACCGACTGCGACATCCTCGTGCCGGCCGCGATCTCGTACGCGCTGCGCGTGGACAACGAGAACCTGGTGAAGGCGAAGGTCGTCGTCGAAGCGGCCAACGCCGCCACGACGCCGGAGGCCGAGGCGTCGCTGTCGGCGCGCGGGGTCGCGGTGATCCCGGACTTCGTCGCGAACGCGGGCGCCGCCGCGTGGGCCTGGTGGCTGCTGCTCGGCGAGGTGGGCGCCGACCCGGCCGACTCGTTCCTGCGGCTGCGCACCGAAATGCAGGCGAAGGTGGCGCTGCTGCTGGCCGAGTGGAACCTCGACCGGGTGCCGCCGCGCGTCACCGGGATGCGCCTGGCCGAGACGACGCGGGCGGCGCGGACCGAGGAAGCGCTGGCGGAAGAGGGCGCGCCGGCGCTGCTGATCCCCTGA
- a CDS encoding LysR family transcriptional regulator, giving the protein MELSLHRLRMLRELHRRGTVTAAAVSLHYTASAVSQQLAQLERDVGAKLFERLGRRVQLTELGVLLTEHAEEILGSVERATLALEEAQGTMSVRLTAGVWASVASGLLPTALTALAAEYPGIQVRTRELAPEDTAEAVRDGTLDLSFVIDYSDAPMQWDAGLERAVVAVERLHAAVPAGAVPAGTASLDELAEHPWILASPKSHFGRAMRMACQRHGFSPKINHEVEEQSTAMAMVGAGLGVTLVSDLGLRLLRPPGIDVVTLTTPLLRTVSIAYRRTEIRRPSLHLVIGAVQAAAAELGLGTEPALP; this is encoded by the coding sequence ATGGAGCTTTCGTTGCACCGCTTGCGGATGCTCCGCGAGCTGCACCGCCGGGGCACGGTGACGGCGGCCGCGGTGTCCCTGCACTACACCGCTTCGGCGGTATCGCAGCAGCTTGCGCAGCTGGAACGGGACGTGGGCGCGAAGCTGTTCGAGCGGCTCGGCCGCCGGGTCCAGCTCACCGAGCTCGGCGTGCTGCTCACCGAGCACGCCGAGGAGATACTGGGGTCGGTCGAGCGCGCGACGCTCGCCTTGGAAGAGGCGCAGGGCACGATGTCCGTGCGGCTGACCGCCGGGGTGTGGGCGTCGGTGGCGTCCGGGCTGCTGCCGACGGCGCTGACCGCGCTCGCCGCCGAGTACCCGGGCATCCAGGTCCGCACGCGGGAGCTCGCCCCCGAGGACACCGCCGAGGCGGTCCGCGACGGCACGCTGGACCTGTCGTTCGTGATCGACTACTCCGACGCCCCGATGCAGTGGGACGCCGGGCTCGAGCGCGCGGTCGTGGCGGTGGAGCGGCTGCACGCGGCGGTGCCCGCGGGCGCGGTGCCGGCCGGGACCGCGTCGCTGGACGAGCTGGCCGAGCACCCGTGGATCCTGGCCAGCCCGAAGTCGCACTTCGGCCGCGCGATGCGGATGGCGTGTCAGCGGCACGGGTTCTCGCCCAAGATCAACCACGAGGTGGAGGAGCAGTCGACGGCGATGGCGATGGTCGGCGCCGGGCTGGGCGTCACGCTCGTCTCGGACCTCGGCCTGCGCCTGCTGCGCCCGCCCGGGATCGACGTCGTGACGCTGACCACGCCGCTGCTGCGCACCGTCTCGATCGCCTACCGCCGCACCGAGATCCGGCGGCCGTCGCTGCACCTGGTGATCGGCGCCGTGCAGGCCGCCGCGGCCGAGCTGGGGCTGGGCACGGAGCCCGCGCTGCCCTGA
- the egtC gene encoding ergothioneine biosynthesis protein EgtC, with protein sequence MCRHLAYLGAPTSPAELMFAAPHALLVQSYAPRDMRGGGSVNADGFGLGWYPEPGAEPLRYRRQAPLWTDQALPALAASARTTAFVAAARNGTTGMPVTEAAAAPFVSGRWLFSHNGVVRGWPGSMAGLATGLDVTELLTLEAPTDSALLWALLRERLHAGQDPLAAVTALVGEVEAAAPGSRLNFLLTDGETLVGTTWTHALSMLRTPGGVVLASEPCDPDPGWTAVPDRHAVRVTADGAELFPLTFDRSTP encoded by the coding sequence ATGTGCCGGCACCTCGCTTACCTCGGCGCGCCCACGTCGCCCGCCGAGCTGATGTTCGCCGCCCCGCACGCGCTGCTCGTGCAGTCCTACGCGCCGCGGGACATGCGCGGCGGCGGGTCGGTCAACGCCGACGGCTTCGGCCTCGGCTGGTACCCGGAACCGGGTGCGGAGCCCTTGCGCTACCGGCGCCAGGCTCCACTGTGGACGGATCAGGCGCTGCCGGCGCTGGCCGCCTCGGCGCGGACCACGGCGTTCGTCGCCGCGGCCCGCAACGGCACCACCGGGATGCCGGTCACCGAGGCGGCGGCCGCGCCCTTCGTCTCCGGCCGGTGGCTGTTCAGCCACAACGGCGTCGTCCGCGGCTGGCCCGGCTCGATGGCCGGGCTCGCCACGGGGCTCGACGTCACCGAGCTGCTCACGCTGGAGGCGCCGACGGACTCGGCCCTGCTGTGGGCGTTGCTGCGGGAGCGGCTGCACGCGGGGCAGGACCCGCTGGCCGCCGTGACCGCGCTCGTCGGCGAGGTCGAAGCGGCCGCGCCGGGCTCGCGGCTGAACTTCCTGCTCACCGACGGCGAAACGCTCGTCGGGACCACGTGGACGCACGCGCTGTCGATGCTCCGCACCCCCGGCGGGGTGGTGCTGGCGTCGGAGCCGTGCGACCCGGACCCGGGCTGGACCGCCGTCCCGGACCGCCACGCCGTGCGGGTCACCGCGGACGGCGCCGAACTGTTCCCCCTGACTTTCGATCGGAGTACCCCCTGA
- a CDS encoding glutamate-cysteine ligase family protein, translating into MTTVHDFPEKSGSASNLTARVLSDRAAGEAYVASVCFKHGPPRLLGVELEFTVHHTGDPARPLDPDLLATALGPHTPRTLRPDSPAAPLPAGSLLSLEPGCQVEISTLPQASLRELHAVVSADLSSLITLLARHGLVLGESAIDAHRPPRRALRTPRYAAMERRFAPLGEGGITMMCSTAGLQICVDAGEADQYAARWAAAHSMGPPLLATFANSAVHAGRDTGHASARWLAVLGTEPVRTVSAEPGPDPAAEWARRMMDTPLMVLPRGERPWDAPEGLTFADWIGGRGAAGMLRRPTAEDLDYHLTTMFTPVRPQGYLEIRYLDAQPPGEWLPPVALVTALFARPSTVDRVVELCAPVAGRWADAARLGLADAGLAAVARELAELGIAELGTTGLPDETITEITGSVRARVNGSRSQER; encoded by the coding sequence ATGACTACGGTGCACGATTTTCCGGAGAAATCCGGGAGTGCGTCGAACCTGACCGCGCGGGTCCTTTCGGACCGCGCGGCGGGGGAGGCGTACGTCGCCTCGGTGTGTTTCAAACACGGCCCACCGAGACTGCTCGGCGTGGAACTGGAGTTCACGGTGCACCACACCGGGGACCCGGCCCGCCCCCTCGACCCCGACCTCCTGGCCACGGCGCTCGGCCCGCACACCCCGCGGACGTTGCGCCCCGACAGTCCCGCGGCCCCGCTCCCGGCCGGTTCGCTCCTGAGCCTCGAGCCCGGCTGCCAGGTGGAGATCTCCACCCTTCCCCAGGCCTCACTGCGCGAGCTGCACGCAGTCGTCTCGGCCGATCTGTCCTCCCTCATCACCCTCCTCGCCCGGCACGGCCTCGTGCTCGGCGAGTCGGCGATCGACGCCCACCGGCCGCCGCGGCGCGCGCTGCGCACCCCGCGGTACGCGGCCATGGAGCGGCGGTTCGCTCCGCTGGGCGAGGGCGGCATCACCATGATGTGCAGCACCGCGGGCCTGCAGATCTGCGTCGACGCCGGTGAGGCCGACCAGTACGCGGCCCGCTGGGCGGCGGCCCACTCGATGGGCCCGCCGCTGCTCGCCACCTTCGCCAACTCCGCCGTGCACGCCGGCCGGGACACCGGCCACGCGTCCGCGCGCTGGCTCGCCGTGCTCGGAACCGAGCCGGTGCGCACCGTCTCGGCCGAGCCGGGGCCGGACCCGGCGGCGGAGTGGGCGCGGCGGATGATGGACACCCCGCTGATGGTGCTGCCCCGCGGCGAACGGCCGTGGGACGCGCCGGAGGGCCTCACCTTCGCGGACTGGATCGGCGGCCGCGGCGCGGCCGGGATGCTGCGCCGCCCGACGGCCGAGGACCTCGACTACCACCTCACCACGATGTTCACGCCGGTGCGGCCGCAGGGGTACCTGGAGATCCGGTACCTCGACGCCCAGCCGCCCGGCGAGTGGCTGCCCCCCGTCGCGCTCGTCACGGCCCTGTTCGCCCGTCCGTCCACAGTGGACCGGGTAGTGGAGCTGTGCGCGCCGGTGGCGGGGCGCTGGGCCGACGCGGCCCGGCTGGGACTGGCCGACGCCGGCCTCGCCGCCGTCGCGCGGGAGCTGGCCGAGCTCGGGATCGCCGAGCTGGGCACCACCGGCCTGCCCGACGAGACCATCACGGAGATCACCGGGAGCGTGCGCGCACGCGTGAACGGATCCAGGAGTCAGGAACGATGA
- the pip gene encoding prolyl aminopeptidase: MPGLYPELEPYDHGKLDVGDGHSVYWEACGNPAGKPALVVHGGPGSGCSTGLRRYFDPDRYRVVLFDQRGCGRSTPHAGEPVADLSANTAGHLLADMELLRTTLGIERWLLFGGSWGSVLSLTYAERHPERVTELVLMGLATDRHREIDLLTRGLGGMFPAEFARFRDGVPEAERDGDLAAAYHRLLMDPDPAVHDRAARAWCEWEDAMLPGVPASPRFDDRAHRLAFARLVTHYFSNGCFLEDGAVLRDAGKLTGIPAVLAQGLLDLGSLTGTPWLLERAYPDAELVLVGDSGHTTSTDGMREVLVGATDRFAAG; encoded by the coding sequence GTGCCCGGCCTCTACCCCGAGCTCGAACCGTACGACCACGGAAAACTCGACGTCGGCGACGGCCACTCCGTCTACTGGGAGGCCTGTGGTAACCCGGCGGGCAAGCCCGCGCTGGTGGTGCACGGCGGCCCCGGCTCCGGCTGTTCGACGGGCCTGCGCCGCTACTTCGACCCGGACCGGTACCGCGTGGTGCTGTTCGACCAGCGGGGCTGCGGGCGCAGCACGCCCCACGCCGGCGAGCCCGTCGCGGACCTCTCGGCCAACACCGCCGGGCACCTGCTGGCCGACATGGAACTGCTGCGCACGACCCTCGGCATCGAGCGGTGGCTGCTCTTCGGCGGCTCGTGGGGCTCGGTGCTGTCGCTGACCTACGCCGAGCGGCATCCGGAGCGCGTCACCGAGCTGGTCCTGATGGGCCTGGCCACCGACCGGCACCGGGAGATCGACCTGCTCACCCGCGGACTCGGCGGGATGTTCCCGGCGGAGTTCGCGCGGTTCCGTGACGGGGTCCCGGAAGCGGAGCGCGACGGCGACCTCGCGGCGGCCTACCACCGCCTGCTGATGGACCCCGATCCCGCCGTCCACGATCGCGCCGCGCGCGCCTGGTGCGAGTGGGAGGACGCGATGCTGCCGGGGGTGCCGGCGTCGCCGCGGTTCGACGACCGGGCCCACCGGCTCGCCTTCGCGCGCCTCGTCACGCATTACTTCTCGAACGGCTGCTTCCTGGAGGACGGCGCCGTCCTGCGCGACGCCGGGAAGCTCACCGGGATTCCCGCCGTGCTGGCCCAGGGACTGCTCGACCTCGGCAGCCTCACCGGCACGCCGTGGCTGCTGGAGCGGGCGTACCCGGACGCCGAGCTGGTGCTGGTCGGCGACTCCGGGCACACCACGTCGACGGACGGCATGCGGGAGGTGCTCGTCGGGGCGACCGACCGGTTCGCGGCCGGTTAG
- a CDS encoding alpha/beta hydrolase: MRAAALVVALGAGTALAGAGSAAATPAAAAGGVQAAQAGAAQIGAAQAGATQAGAAQVGRVAGVAWGTCPDGTLTGVPADQLKLYSCARYRVPVDHDNAALGTIDIALLKRAAKVPAQRIGSLFLNPGGPGGSGLRMPIAGSAYFQPQVLDRFDLIGFDPRGVGDSNPLRCFTTAEDANEVFGAMTPVPLSRGEISTTLSAYKDYGQFCKNNAGALLNHMSTKDVVRDLDQLRAAVGDQKLTYVGFSYGTLIGSTYAAMFPKQARAIVIDGNVDPQLRTTDGVTYDLQRAQGFEISLDGFLKRCDQAGDRCAFSSGDPRAKFDELRAYLKDQPVKLPGGQSLDINGFTGSVSSALYSPAGFGYLAEDLQTLYDAIHPAGAQPQSPQSHAAVSHGLKTLASGKSGLADLAPDSPYTSDDSYFGVNCADKPMAISQAQVPGIAGKADRQSPTFGRYQVFSDIAACPVWPSAKKSDRYSGPWHANTDVPVLVVSNFYDPATQYAFGKSMAAELGNSRLLSVDSFGHCILGDALGVDQAAADYLIDLKVPAEGQVFQPNTQPFEAPAAARG; the protein is encoded by the coding sequence GTGCGGGCGGCCGCGCTGGTGGTCGCGCTCGGCGCGGGGACGGCGCTCGCGGGAGCGGGCTCGGCGGCGGCGACCCCAGCGGCGGCGGCCGGGGGAGTGCAGGCAGCGCAGGCCGGGGCAGCGCAGATCGGGGCAGCGCAGGCCGGGGCAACGCAGGCCGGGGCAGCGCAGGTGGGGAGAGTGGCCGGCGTCGCCTGGGGGACCTGCCCCGACGGGACGCTGACCGGGGTGCCCGCCGACCAGCTGAAGCTGTACAGCTGTGCCCGCTACCGGGTGCCGGTCGACCATGACAACGCGGCGCTGGGGACCATCGACATCGCGCTGCTCAAGCGGGCGGCGAAGGTGCCCGCGCAGCGGATCGGGTCGTTGTTCCTCAACCCCGGTGGGCCGGGCGGGTCCGGGCTGCGGATGCCGATCGCCGGCTCCGCCTACTTCCAGCCGCAGGTGCTGGACCGGTTCGACCTGATCGGGTTCGACCCGCGCGGGGTCGGCGACAGCAACCCCCTGCGCTGCTTCACCACCGCCGAGGACGCCAACGAGGTCTTCGGCGCGATGACGCCCGTCCCGCTGTCGCGCGGCGAGATTTCCACGACGCTCTCGGCGTACAAGGACTACGGCCAGTTCTGCAAGAACAACGCGGGCGCGCTGCTGAACCACATGTCCACCAAGGACGTGGTGCGAGACCTGGACCAGCTCCGCGCCGCCGTCGGCGACCAGAAGCTGACCTACGTCGGCTTTTCCTACGGGACGCTGATCGGCTCGACGTACGCCGCGATGTTCCCGAAGCAGGCCCGGGCGATCGTGATCGACGGCAACGTCGACCCGCAGCTGCGGACCACCGACGGCGTCACCTACGACCTCCAGCGCGCGCAGGGCTTCGAGATCTCGCTCGACGGCTTCCTCAAGCGCTGCGACCAGGCCGGCGACCGGTGCGCGTTCAGCTCCGGCGACCCGCGTGCCAAGTTCGACGAGCTGCGCGCCTACCTCAAGGACCAGCCCGTCAAGCTGCCCGGCGGCCAGTCGCTCGACATCAACGGCTTCACCGGGTCGGTTTCGAGTGCGCTGTACTCGCCGGCCGGGTTCGGCTACCTGGCCGAGGACCTGCAGACGCTGTACGACGCCATCCACCCGGCGGGCGCGCAGCCGCAGTCCCCGCAGTCCCATGCCGCAGTGAGCCACGGGCTGAAGACGCTGGCCTCGGGCAAGAGCGGCCTGGCCGACCTCGCCCCGGACAGCCCGTACACCAGTGACGACTCGTACTTCGGCGTGAACTGCGCGGACAAGCCGATGGCGATCAGCCAGGCGCAGGTGCCCGGGATCGCGGGGAAGGCGGACCGGCAGTCGCCGACGTTCGGGCGCTACCAGGTGTTCTCCGACATCGCCGCGTGCCCGGTCTGGCCGTCCGCGAAGAAGTCGGACCGGTACTCCGGCCCGTGGCACGCGAACACCGACGTGCCCGTGCTCGTGGTCAGCAACTTCTACGACCCGGCCACGCAGTACGCGTTCGGCAAGAGCATGGCCGCCGAACTGGGCAACTCCCGGCTGCTCTCGGTCGACTCCTTCGGCCACTGCATCCTCGGCGACGCCCTCGGCGTGGACCAGGCCGCGGCCGACTACCTGATCGACCTCAAGGTGCCGGCGGAAGGCCAGGTGTTCCAGCCCAACACTCAGCCGTTCGAGGCCCCGGCGGCCGCGCGGGGCTGA
- the egtD gene encoding L-histidine N(alpha)-methyltransferase, producing MTEADLESHRSDVTGELRADVRAGLTAEQKWLPPKWFYDADGSELFEKITALPEYYPTRSEREVLAARAGDVAQLTGAHTLVELGSGSSEKTRLLLDALTGHGTLESFVPLDVSESALAEATEAIAADYPKLAVRGVVGDFTRHLGLLPGGRPRLVAFLGGTIGNFLPEDRATFLQSVREVLDEGEWLLLGTDLVKDRETLERAYDDAAGVTAAFNRNVLRVINTRLGGNFDVDAFEHVSHWDSENEWIEMRLRARRALTVDIPGAGLEVRFAEGEHIRTEISAKFRPGGVEAELKAAGFGLERWWTDSRQRFGVSLARSVRG from the coding sequence ATGACCGAGGCCGACCTGGAGAGCCATCGCAGCGACGTGACCGGCGAGCTGCGCGCCGACGTCCGCGCCGGGCTCACCGCGGAGCAGAAGTGGTTGCCGCCCAAGTGGTTCTACGACGCGGACGGCAGCGAGCTGTTCGAGAAGATCACCGCGCTGCCGGAGTACTACCCGACGCGCAGCGAGCGCGAGGTGCTCGCCGCGCGGGCCGGCGACGTCGCGCAGCTCACCGGCGCGCACACGCTCGTCGAGCTGGGATCCGGGTCGAGTGAGAAGACCCGGCTGCTGCTCGACGCGCTGACCGGGCACGGCACGCTCGAGTCGTTCGTGCCGCTCGACGTCTCGGAGTCCGCGCTCGCCGAGGCCACCGAAGCGATCGCCGCCGACTACCCGAAGCTGGCCGTCCGCGGCGTCGTCGGCGACTTCACCCGGCACCTGGGCCTGCTGCCCGGGGGACGGCCGCGGCTGGTCGCCTTCCTCGGCGGCACGATCGGCAACTTCCTGCCCGAAGACCGCGCGACGTTCCTGCAGTCGGTACGCGAGGTGCTCGACGAGGGCGAGTGGCTGCTGCTCGGCACGGACCTGGTGAAGGACCGCGAAACGCTGGAGCGCGCGTACGACGACGCGGCCGGGGTCACGGCGGCGTTCAACCGCAACGTGCTGCGCGTGATCAACACCCGGCTGGGCGGGAACTTCGACGTCGACGCGTTCGAGCACGTTTCCCATTGGGACAGCGAGAATGAGTGGATCGAGATGCGGCTGCGCGCGCGGCGGGCGCTGACCGTCGACATCCCGGGCGCCGGCCTGGAGGTGCGGTTCGCCGAGGGCGAGCACATCCGCACCGAGATCTCGGCGAAGTTCCGGCCCGGCGGCGTCGAGGCGGAGCTGAAGGCCGCCGGGTTCGGCCTCGAACGCTGGTGGACCGACTCCCGGCAGCGGTTCGGGGTGAGTTTGGCAAGATCTGTCCGTGGCTAA